The DNA window GGGGTGAATTTGGTATTGGATCTGCTGCACAGTTTGGATCAGCAGACCTTAGGTTTGTTTGTTAATTCTTAATCAATTCACTAATCAGAATTACTATATTTAGGATTACTAATTCATTAGGGTTTTTATCATGCAGAAAAGCTGTTCATGTGAATGAAAATTTCAGAAGAGCCAATTTCACATCTGCTGATATGAGAGAATCTGATTTTAGTGGTTCTACCTTCAATGGAGCATACATGGAAAAGGCTGTTGCATTCAAAGCAAATTTTACAGGTATATTTTTATAGTGAATTCTTTATGTAAAAGTTACCTAGTGTCTTATTTCATTGAATCTTTTTGCTTGACATTTTTTAGGTGCTGATTTGAGTGATACGTTGATGGATCGAATGGTAACTAACTACGTCAAATTAAACCGATTAGTTTTATCTATAAGCATGCTTTTCTATCTTTTGATTTTCTTGTTTGGGATGTCCAGGTTCTTAATGAAGCGAATCTCACGAATGCGATTCTCTCCAGAACGGTCCTCACGCGGAGTGATCTTGGAGGCGCCGTCATTGAAGGTGCTGACTTTAGTGATGCTGTGTTGGACCTTCCACAAAAACTGGTACGATACGACCACTGATTCTATCGGTTCGATTAATGTTCGATAGAATGTGTTTCAATGTGGTCAAGATGTTTTCTTGTCATAGAATTTATCGAACATGAGCTATAGCTGATGGTGACGAATATTCAATTGTGTAGGCATTATGCAAATATGCTAGTGGCACGAACCCTGTAACAGGAGTAAGCACGAGAGTGAGTTTAGGTTGCGGGAACAAACGAAGAAATGCTTATGGCACTCCGTCATCTCCATTGTTGAGTGCTCCACCACAGAAACTGCTCGACCGGGATGGTTTCTGCGATGAATCAACAGGCCTTTGCGATTCAAAGTAGCTACTCGGAGTAAGCATTGCTATCAGACCATATTCTTGTAAATATAGCAGGGACAATAATTGAGGCTATGTGTGATTTTtggagcattcaaaaaatcatgcTTATTGTTTTGGTCATGATTTCTCATTGAAATTTATGACAAAACTTGCCATGATATTTGAAGATCAATTACTTGTTTAAATTTGTGTGTAGGCATTCCTTAAAGATTACACCCTTTATTCATGATCTTAAGAGAATAACTTTAAGTAACATCAATTATTTGGATTGGACATCAAATAAGTTATGTGCATGAGGTCCATAGGCCAGTCTTTATAATTGTATTATGTGCACAAATAAGACTTATAAGTTACACCCTCTATATTTAATTGGTAAGAACTAATAACTTTTGCATTAATTCAAATAAGAATCGTAATAACGAGTGCCCTGGGCGCTCTTTAAAGTCCAAACAAAGAAGATATtgtctaaataaataaattatttcaatttttaaattattgaatACAAATATTTCCAAGAAAACATACATTTTGTTACTTAAAAGAAgtcaattgtttttatttttaatacattgaaTACAAgtattgttggtgattttagtatcatcaatgtattttggtagtaatgtgatttactataggccgatgcaattatgcgttaagtttgaaatgagttagggtagtgcggagtgcacgctcgtcgacccaaacgtgtaattgaatacgaataattgaaacggggttccaagggggcGTAgtccctggcggggtgcggggcagcgccccgacggggtccaaggggcagagcccctggtggggtgcggggcagcgccccatcggggtccaaggggcagagcccctggctaggtgcggggcagcgccccttTCGGGGACCAAGGGGCAGAGCCCCTGGCTGGGGTCCCGCTGCCAGATCAGCGACCCGTTCGAAAATTTTTCTCAACAGTTGTACCCTTTCCCAACAGACATGACCGTTTTTTCCGAACAGGTGTGTCTTTCCGGTTTCTGttattgatctcctatataaggagtcatttggcctcgattTTGGTACACGAAAataatacttcctctctacattcctgATCTATTCTCTATTGTCATaaacagattgctcttcgagaattaattcccacaaagatttcgtgaacccaggcaagaatagggtcgaaatactttgttcgaaaagtgtacgaacacgattcttcgaagtTATCTAGAATTATCATACCTATTTTCTAACAAGTATTAA is part of the Vicia villosa cultivar HV-30 ecotype Madison, WI linkage group LG2, Vvil1.0, whole genome shotgun sequence genome and encodes:
- the LOC131652390 gene encoding thylakoid lumenal protein TL20.3, chloroplastic isoform X2 translates to MSALADLNKYEADIRGEFGIGSAAQFGSADLRKAVHVNENFRRANFTSADMRESDFSGSTFNGAYMEKAVAFKANFTGADLSDTLMDRMVLNEANLTNAILSRTVLTRSDLGGAVIEGADFSDAVLDLPQKLALCKYASGTNPVTGVSTRVSLGCGNKRRNAYGTPSSPLLSAPPQKLLDRDGFCDESTGLCDSK
- the LOC131652390 gene encoding thylakoid lumenal protein TL20.3, chloroplastic isoform X1, translated to MALNSLTPLSINSYPSTSKISKSSQIICKINSIKVTNVESNKKWGKKLFSATLAAAVIVFSSDMSALADLNKYEADIRGEFGIGSAAQFGSADLRKAVHVNENFRRANFTSADMRESDFSGSTFNGAYMEKAVAFKANFTGADLSDTLMDRMVLNEANLTNAILSRTVLTRSDLGGAVIEGADFSDAVLDLPQKLALCKYASGTNPVTGVSTRVSLGCGNKRRNAYGTPSSPLLSAPPQKLLDRDGFCDESTGLCDSK